One region of Serinus canaria isolate serCan28SL12 chromosome 25, serCan2020, whole genome shotgun sequence genomic DNA includes:
- the CHRNB2 gene encoding neuronal acetylcholine receptor subunit beta-2 isoform X1 has protein sequence MEPTEPTRSPPGPPCSVPDCGTHTPSPCTPPFLLGLPSTEPQTGYRLYPGGPQSLVGALPGTTGLRLGHAPGSLGTDTEERLVEYLLDPARYNKLIRPATNGSELVTVQLMVSLAQLISVHEREQIMTTNVWLTQEWEDYRLTWKPEDFDNMKKVRLPSKHIWLPDVVLYNNADGMYEVSFYSNAVISYDGSIFWLPPAIYKSACKIEVKHFPFDQQNCTMKFRSWTYDRTEIDLVLKSEVASLDDFTPSGEWDIVALPGRRNENPDDSTYVDITYDFIIRRKPLFYTINLIIPCILITSLAILVFYLPSDCGEKMTLCISVLLALTVFLLLISKIVPPTSLDVPLVGKYLMFTMVLVTFSIVTSVCVLNVHHRSPTTHTMPPWVRTLFLHKLPALLFMKQPRQSCARQRLRQRRHTQERAAAAATLFVQAGAHTCTCYANPGAAKAEGLNGYRERQGQAAGPAAGCSCGLEEAVDGVRFIADHMRSEDDDQSVSEDWKYVAMVIDRLFLWIFVFVCVFGTVGMFLQPLFQNYTTNSLLQLGQGTPTSK, from the exons ATGGAGCCCACCGAGCCCACCCGTTCACCCCCCGGCCCTCCCTGCTCCGTGCCCGACTGTGGCACCCACACCCCATCACCGTGCACCCCACCATTCCTGCTCGGGCTGCcaagcacagagccccagaccGGGTACAGGCTCTATCCCGGGGGTCCTCAGAGCCTTGTGGGGGCCCTGCCCGGCACCACGGGGCTCAGGCTCGGCCATGCCCCAGGGAGCCTGGGCACAGACACGGAGGAGCGGCTGGTTGAGTACCTGCTGGACCCTGCACGCTATAACAAGCTGATCCGGCCGGCGACCAATGGCTCGGAGCTGGTGACCGTGCAGCTGATGGTGTCGCTGGCACAGCTCATCAGTGTG catgAGCGGGAGCAGATCATGACCACAAATGTCTGGCTGACCCAG GAGTGGGAGGACTATCGCCTCACGTGGAAGCCTGAGGACTTTGACAACATGAAGAAGGTCCGCTTGCCCTCTAAGCACATCTGGCTGCCTGATGTGGTGCTCTACAACAA CGCCGATGGGATGTACGAGGTCTCCTTTTACTCCAATGCGGTGATCTCCTACGATGGCAGCATCTTCTGGCTGCCACCTGCCATCTACAAGAGCGCCTGCAAAATTGAGGTGAAGCACTTCCCCTTTGACCAGCAGAACTGCACCATGAAGTTCCGTTCCTGGACCTATGACCGCACTGAGATTGACCTGGTGCTGAAGAGCGAGGTGGCCAGCCTGGATGATTTCACCCCCAGCGGCGAGTGGGACATAGTGGCGCTGCCAGGGCGGCGCAACGAGAACCCTGACGACTCCACCTACGTGGACATCACGTACGACTTCATCATTCGGCGTAAGCCGCTCTTCTACACCATCAACCTCATCATCCCCTGCATCCTCATTACCTCCCTGGCCATCCTTGTGTTTTACCTCCCATCTGACTGTGGCGAGAAGATGACACTCTGCATCTCTGTTCTGCTCGCCCTCACCGTCTTCCTCCTGCTCATCTCCAAGATCGTGCCACCCACCTCACTAGACGTACCACTGGTGGGCAAGTATCTTATGTTCACCATGGTTCTGGTGACCTTCTCCATCGTCACCAGCGTCTGTGTCCTCAATGTGCACCACCGCTCACCCACCACACACACCATGCCGCCCTGGGTCCGCACCCTCTTCCTCCACAAGCTCCCAGCGCTGCTCTTCATGAAGCAGCCGCGGCAGAGCTGCGCCCGCCAGCGCCTGCGCCAGCGCCGGCACACGCAGGAacgcgctgccgccgccgccactCTTTTCGTGCAGGCCGGTGCCCACACCTGCACCTGCTACGCCAACCCCGGTGCTGCCAAGGCCGAGGGGCTCAACGGCTACCGGGAGCGGCAGGGGCAGGCGGCGGGCCCCGCGGCGGGCTGCAGCTGCGGGCTGGAGGAGGCGGTGGATGGCGTGCGCTTCATCGCCGACCACATGCGCAGCGAGGACGACGATCAGAGC GTGAGCGAGGACTGGAAGTACGTGGCCATGGTCATCGACCGCCTCTTCCTATGGATCTTCGTCTTCGTCTGTGTCTTTGGCACCGTTGGCatgttcctgcagcccctcttcCAGAACTACACCACCaactccctgctgcagctcggCCAGGGCACCCCCACCTCCAAATAG
- the CHRNB2 gene encoding neuronal acetylcholine receptor subunit beta-2 isoform X2 has translation MALLRVLCLLAALRRSLGTDTEERLVEYLLDPARYNKLIRPATNGSELVTVQLMVSLAQLISVHEREQIMTTNVWLTQEWEDYRLTWKPEDFDNMKKVRLPSKHIWLPDVVLYNNADGMYEVSFYSNAVISYDGSIFWLPPAIYKSACKIEVKHFPFDQQNCTMKFRSWTYDRTEIDLVLKSEVASLDDFTPSGEWDIVALPGRRNENPDDSTYVDITYDFIIRRKPLFYTINLIIPCILITSLAILVFYLPSDCGEKMTLCISVLLALTVFLLLISKIVPPTSLDVPLVGKYLMFTMVLVTFSIVTSVCVLNVHHRSPTTHTMPPWVRTLFLHKLPALLFMKQPRQSCARQRLRQRRHTQERAAAAATLFVQAGAHTCTCYANPGAAKAEGLNGYRERQGQAAGPAAGCSCGLEEAVDGVRFIADHMRSEDDDQSVSEDWKYVAMVIDRLFLWIFVFVCVFGTVGMFLQPLFQNYTTNSLLQLGQGTPTSK, from the exons ATGGCGTTGCTCCGCGTCCTCTGCCTTCTCGCTGCCCTCAGAC GGAGCCTGGGCACAGACACGGAGGAGCGGCTGGTTGAGTACCTGCTGGACCCTGCACGCTATAACAAGCTGATCCGGCCGGCGACCAATGGCTCGGAGCTGGTGACCGTGCAGCTGATGGTGTCGCTGGCACAGCTCATCAGTGTG catgAGCGGGAGCAGATCATGACCACAAATGTCTGGCTGACCCAG GAGTGGGAGGACTATCGCCTCACGTGGAAGCCTGAGGACTTTGACAACATGAAGAAGGTCCGCTTGCCCTCTAAGCACATCTGGCTGCCTGATGTGGTGCTCTACAACAA CGCCGATGGGATGTACGAGGTCTCCTTTTACTCCAATGCGGTGATCTCCTACGATGGCAGCATCTTCTGGCTGCCACCTGCCATCTACAAGAGCGCCTGCAAAATTGAGGTGAAGCACTTCCCCTTTGACCAGCAGAACTGCACCATGAAGTTCCGTTCCTGGACCTATGACCGCACTGAGATTGACCTGGTGCTGAAGAGCGAGGTGGCCAGCCTGGATGATTTCACCCCCAGCGGCGAGTGGGACATAGTGGCGCTGCCAGGGCGGCGCAACGAGAACCCTGACGACTCCACCTACGTGGACATCACGTACGACTTCATCATTCGGCGTAAGCCGCTCTTCTACACCATCAACCTCATCATCCCCTGCATCCTCATTACCTCCCTGGCCATCCTTGTGTTTTACCTCCCATCTGACTGTGGCGAGAAGATGACACTCTGCATCTCTGTTCTGCTCGCCCTCACCGTCTTCCTCCTGCTCATCTCCAAGATCGTGCCACCCACCTCACTAGACGTACCACTGGTGGGCAAGTATCTTATGTTCACCATGGTTCTGGTGACCTTCTCCATCGTCACCAGCGTCTGTGTCCTCAATGTGCACCACCGCTCACCCACCACACACACCATGCCGCCCTGGGTCCGCACCCTCTTCCTCCACAAGCTCCCAGCGCTGCTCTTCATGAAGCAGCCGCGGCAGAGCTGCGCCCGCCAGCGCCTGCGCCAGCGCCGGCACACGCAGGAacgcgctgccgccgccgccactCTTTTCGTGCAGGCCGGTGCCCACACCTGCACCTGCTACGCCAACCCCGGTGCTGCCAAGGCCGAGGGGCTCAACGGCTACCGGGAGCGGCAGGGGCAGGCGGCGGGCCCCGCGGCGGGCTGCAGCTGCGGGCTGGAGGAGGCGGTGGATGGCGTGCGCTTCATCGCCGACCACATGCGCAGCGAGGACGACGATCAGAGC GTGAGCGAGGACTGGAAGTACGTGGCCATGGTCATCGACCGCCTCTTCCTATGGATCTTCGTCTTCGTCTGTGTCTTTGGCACCGTTGGCatgttcctgcagcccctcttcCAGAACTACACCACCaactccctgctgcagctcggCCAGGGCACCCCCACCTCCAAATAG